One part of the bacterium genome encodes these proteins:
- the arsC gene encoding arsenate reductase (glutaredoxin) (This arsenate reductase requires both glutathione and glutaredoxin to convert arsenate to arsenite, after which the efflux transporter formed by ArsA and ArsB can extrude the arsenite from the cell, providing resistance.): MITIYHNPNCGTSRKVLTMLEEAGHRPKVIEYLKHPLDYEELEALVKKMGVSARDILRDKGDLYEELELGIPGLPDRFLLEAIEEHPSLMNRPIVITPKGAKLCRPAETVQELL, encoded by the coding sequence ATGATCACCATCTACCATAACCCGAATTGCGGAACCTCGCGCAAGGTATTGACGATGCTTGAAGAAGCCGGTCACAGGCCGAAGGTGATCGAATATCTCAAACATCCCCTGGACTATGAGGAGCTTGAAGCGCTGGTGAAAAAGATGGGCGTGAGCGCGCGCGACATCCTGCGCGACAAGGGCGATTTGTATGAAGAGCTGGAGCTTGGCATACCGGGATTGCCGGACAGGTTTTTGCTGGAGGCGATCGAGGAGCATCCGTCGCTGATGAACCGGCCCATTGTGATCACGCCGAAAGGGGCGAAGCTGTGCCGCCCGGCCGAAACGGTGCAGGAGCTTCTGTAA